The Streptomyces sp. Je 1-332 genome has a window encoding:
- a CDS encoding MerR family transcriptional regulator, with protein MRIGELSRRTGVPVPTIKYYVREGLLPPGELSSPNQAQYDDAHERRLRLIRALLDVGGLKVAAIAEVLGAVDDPGRPLHKVLGAAADRLGSAGGAEDDAEAETARTAVEELIARRGWRTHESNPAAADLSRALAAMGRVGHGAFTELLDEYADAAELVARADLGYVSRRATVEDLVESVVIGTVLGEAVFSALRRLAHVNASARLYGADGVGREGRGGGVGARGEG; from the coding sequence GTGCGCATTGGTGAGTTGAGCCGCAGGACCGGTGTGCCGGTGCCGACGATCAAGTACTACGTCCGTGAAGGGCTGCTGCCGCCAGGCGAGTTGAGCAGCCCGAACCAGGCCCAGTACGACGACGCGCACGAGCGCAGGCTGCGTCTCATCCGGGCGCTGCTTGACGTGGGCGGCCTGAAGGTGGCCGCGATCGCGGAGGTGCTCGGCGCGGTCGACGACCCCGGGCGCCCGCTGCACAAGGTGCTGGGTGCCGCCGCGGACCGGCTCGGTTCCGCGGGGGGAGCGGAGGACGACGCGGAGGCGGAGACCGCGCGGACGGCGGTCGAGGAACTGATCGCGCGCCGCGGCTGGCGCACCCACGAGTCGAACCCCGCGGCCGCCGACCTGTCACGGGCCCTGGCCGCCATGGGCAGGGTCGGCCACGGGGCGTTCACGGAACTGCTCGACGAGTACGCCGACGCCGCCGAGCTGGTCGCCCGCGCCGACCTCGGCTACGTGAGCCGGCGGGCGACCGTCGAAGATCTGGTGGAGAGCGTGGTGATCGGCACGGTCCTGGGGGAGGCGGTGTTCAGCGCGCTGCGGCGGCTCGCTCACGTGAACGCGTCGGCGCGGTTGTACGGGGCCGATGGTGTGGGGCGCGAGGGGCGGGGCGGGGGAGTGGGCGCCAGGGGCGAGGGCTAG
- a CDS encoding FCD domain-containing protein: MPLGSLRPSPLVEQATKRLREQITGGRWPIGSKLPGETTLARELGIGRSTVREALRSLAGAGLVKSRQGAGVFVIATEPVADWPTRLRRAAVSDVYEVRMLVEVQAARLAAMRRTDEDITAMRAALEGRRATASASDAAFIDADIALHAAVVAAAHNPVLTDLFAEFAPVLREGLLNLLDLIDVRTEETSHGDAAHAALVRAVEAKDAEEAARVAQTELQDTLGRLPARD; this comes from the coding sequence ATGCCGCTCGGCTCCCTGCGTCCCAGCCCCCTGGTCGAACAGGCCACCAAGCGCCTGCGCGAGCAGATCACCGGCGGCCGGTGGCCCATCGGCAGCAAGCTCCCCGGCGAGACGACCCTGGCCAGAGAACTCGGCATCGGCCGCTCCACCGTCCGCGAGGCACTGCGCTCGCTCGCCGGGGCCGGACTCGTCAAGTCCCGGCAGGGCGCCGGTGTCTTCGTCATCGCGACCGAGCCGGTCGCGGACTGGCCGACACGGCTGCGGCGGGCGGCGGTGTCGGACGTGTACGAGGTGCGGATGCTGGTGGAGGTCCAGGCGGCACGCCTCGCGGCGATGCGGCGCACCGACGAGGACATCACCGCGATGCGCGCCGCGCTCGAAGGTCGCAGGGCCACCGCGTCCGCGAGCGACGCCGCTTTCATCGACGCCGACATCGCCCTGCACGCGGCCGTCGTGGCGGCGGCCCACAACCCCGTCCTCACGGACCTCTTCGCGGAGTTCGCCCCCGTGCTGCGGGAGGGCCTGCTCAACCTCCTCGATCTGATCGACGTACGCACCGAGGAGACGAGCCACGGCGACGCCGCCCATGCCGCCCTCGTACGGGCCGTCGAGGCGAAGGACGCGGAGGAGGCGGCACGCGTGGCGCAGACCGAACTCCAGGACACCCTCGGCCGGTTGCCGGCCCGCGACTAG
- the leuA gene encoding 2-isopropylmalate synthase has product MPHHRYRPCEDRVTVPSQDRGWPGNRIERAPLWVPVDLRDGNQALAEPMDPARKRRFFDLLVSMGFKEIEVGYPSASRADFDFVRDLAALSASGGIPDDVSIVVFTPAKPDLIDRTFDSIEGLPRAVVHLYIPTSPVWRDVVLGRSRAQVRDVVTEAAAHMARLADARPGADIRFQFSPETFNLTEPDYVIELCDGLTELWDASPERPVTHNLPATVEIATPNVYADQIEYLHRHLARRASVILSVHPHNDRGTGVACAELAVLAGAQRVEGCLFGNGERTGNVDLVTLALNLYAQGVDPMVDFSDIDAVREVVEHCNRLPVHPRHPYAGDLVHTAFSGTHQDAISKGFAHHARRAAELGVTEGEAPWDMPYLPIDPADIGRSYEAVIRVNSQSGKGGMAYLLRTRHSLDLPQRMRPDFSRVVQDATDDSGQEASAKELYELFRATYVAPGRGGGEVELISWTTDRAPDGAHRFVCTLQVGDRAGDFEGVGNGPLSAFVEALAAAGITVDILDYSEHATGAGGASEAVAYAECRVGGVVRWGAGLDTSVLTASVQAVLAAVNRAAVTR; this is encoded by the coding sequence ATGCCGCACCACCGCTACCGCCCCTGCGAGGACCGCGTCACCGTCCCCTCGCAGGACCGTGGCTGGCCGGGCAACCGCATCGAGCGCGCACCCCTCTGGGTCCCCGTCGACCTGCGGGACGGCAATCAGGCGCTCGCCGAGCCGATGGACCCGGCCCGCAAGCGGCGCTTCTTCGACCTGCTGGTCTCGATGGGGTTCAAGGAGATCGAGGTCGGCTATCCGTCGGCCAGCCGCGCCGACTTCGACTTCGTGCGCGACCTCGCCGCGCTCAGCGCGAGCGGCGGCATCCCCGATGACGTGAGCATCGTCGTCTTCACGCCCGCCAAGCCCGACCTGATCGACCGCACCTTCGACTCGATCGAGGGCCTGCCCCGCGCCGTCGTGCACCTCTACATCCCCACCTCGCCCGTCTGGCGCGACGTGGTGCTCGGGCGCTCGCGCGCACAGGTGCGTGACGTCGTGACGGAAGCCGCCGCGCACATGGCGCGCCTGGCCGACGCGCGGCCGGGCGCGGACATCCGGTTCCAGTTCTCGCCGGAGACCTTCAACCTCACCGAGCCCGACTACGTAATCGAACTCTGCGACGGGCTCACCGAGTTGTGGGACGCGAGCCCCGAACGGCCCGTCACCCACAACCTGCCCGCGACCGTCGAGATCGCGACCCCGAACGTGTACGCCGACCAGATCGAGTACCTGCACCGCCACCTCGCCCGGCGCGCATCCGTCATCCTCTCCGTCCACCCCCACAACGACCGCGGCACGGGCGTCGCCTGCGCCGAACTCGCCGTCCTGGCCGGGGCGCAGCGCGTCGAGGGCTGCCTCTTCGGCAACGGCGAGCGCACCGGGAACGTGGACCTGGTGACCCTGGCCCTCAATCTGTACGCCCAAGGCGTCGACCCCATGGTCGACTTCTCGGACATCGACGCCGTGCGCGAGGTGGTCGAGCACTGCAACCGGCTGCCCGTGCACCCCCGCCACCCCTACGCGGGCGACCTCGTCCACACCGCGTTCTCCGGCACCCACCAGGACGCCATCAGCAAGGGGTTCGCCCACCACGCGCGCAGGGCAGCCGAGTTGGGGGTCACGGAGGGCGAGGCGCCGTGGGACATGCCGTATCTGCCCATCGACCCCGCCGACATCGGGCGCAGCTACGAAGCCGTCATCCGCGTCAACTCCCAGTCCGGCAAGGGGGGAATGGCGTATCTGCTGCGGACCCGGCACAGCCTTGACCTGCCGCAGCGCATGCGCCCCGACTTCTCACGCGTGGTCCAGGACGCCACCGACGACAGCGGTCAGGAGGCGAGCGCCAAGGAGCTGTACGAGCTGTTCCGCGCGACCTACGTCGCACCGGGGCGGGGCGGCGGCGAGGTGGAGCTGATCTCCTGGACCACCGACCGAGCCCCGGACGGCGCCCACCGCTTCGTCTGCACCCTCCAAGTAGGCGACCGCGCGGGGGACTTCGAGGGCGTGGGCAACGGCCCTCTGTCCGCCTTCGTCGAGGCGCTCGCCGCCGCGGGGATCACCGTCGACATCCTCGACTACTCCGAACACGCCACCGGGGCCGGCGGCGCCAGCGAGGCCGTCGCGTACGCGGAGTGCCGGGTGGGCGGCGTGGTCCGGTGGGGCGCGGGCCTCGACACCTCGGTCCTGACCGCGTCCGTGCAGGCCGTGCTCGCCGCGGTGAACCGGGCGGCGGTCACCCGATGA
- a CDS encoding ATP-binding cassette domain-containing protein yields MTTAVPVLHAADVTVVREGRPILEEVTLTVRPGEHWALLGANGAGKSTLLSLCGAVTHPTHGTVEVLGRRLGSVDLRDLRAYVGHVNPRHPLRSPLRVRDVVLTGLTNSVEPLPRWRPTPEQEEQADRLIAMLDLAHRTDARWPTLSQGERGRTLIARALMPRPRLVLLDEPATGLDLAGRERLLDSLDALRESHPELATVLVTHHLEELPAGTTHALLLRDGRALASGAVDDVLTSDQISKCFDHPVRLERTEGRWSVRAARRPR; encoded by the coding sequence ATGACCACAGCCGTCCCCGTGCTGCACGCCGCGGACGTCACCGTCGTCCGCGAAGGGCGCCCCATCCTCGAAGAGGTCACGCTCACCGTCCGCCCCGGCGAGCACTGGGCGCTGCTCGGCGCGAACGGTGCCGGCAAGTCGACCCTGCTCAGCCTCTGCGGAGCCGTCACCCACCCCACGCACGGCACGGTCGAGGTCCTCGGCCGCCGCCTCGGCAGCGTCGACCTGCGGGATCTGCGCGCCTACGTAGGGCATGTGAACCCGCGCCACCCACTCCGCTCGCCCCTGCGGGTACGCGACGTCGTCCTCACCGGGCTCACCAACAGCGTGGAACCGCTGCCCCGATGGCGCCCCACACCAGAGCAGGAGGAGCAGGCCGACCGCCTGATCGCCATGCTCGACCTCGCACACCGCACGGACGCGCGCTGGCCCACGCTTTCCCAGGGCGAGCGCGGCCGGACCCTGATCGCACGCGCGCTGATGCCGCGCCCGCGGCTCGTCCTGCTCGACGAACCGGCCACCGGGCTCGATCTCGCGGGCCGCGAGCGCCTCCTCGACAGCCTGGACGCCCTGCGCGAGAGTCATCCCGAGCTCGCCACGGTCCTGGTCACACACCACCTGGAGGAGCTCCCGGCCGGTACGACGCACGCGCTGCTGCTGCGCGACGGCCGCGCGCTCGCCTCCGGCGCCGTGGACGACGTGCTGACCAGCGACCAGATCAGCAAGTGCTTCGACCACCCGGTGCGCCTCGAGCGCACCGAGGGGCGGTGGAGCGTACGGGCGGCGCGGCGTCCCCGCTGA
- a CDS encoding EF-hand domain-containing protein produces the protein MADIEEARKTFERFDADGDGFITAAEWKSAMAQMGDFYVTETVAEAVIGTKDTDKDKRLSFDEFWASLNKLNK, from the coding sequence GTGGCGGACATCGAGGAAGCGCGTAAGACGTTCGAGCGGTTCGACGCGGACGGCGACGGCTTCATCACGGCGGCCGAGTGGAAGTCGGCCATGGCGCAGATGGGGGACTTCTACGTCACCGAGACCGTCGCCGAGGCCGTGATAGGCACGAAGGACACGGACAAGGACAAGCGCCTGTCCTTCGACGAGTTCTGGGCAAGCCTGAACAAGCTGAACAAGTAG
- a CDS encoding L-serine ammonia-lyase, giving the protein MALSVFDLFSIGIGPSSSHTVGPMRAARIFASRLKNEGLMAHTTAIRAELYGSLGATGHGHGTPKAVLLGLEGESPRSVDVESADDRVEQIKSSGHLNVLGMHELDFDFDEDLVLHRRKALPYHANGMTIFAYDRDGGLVLEKTYYSVGGGFVVDDDAVAGENPIVPDDTVLKHPFRTGDELLRLTEETGLSISALMLENEKAWRTDEEIRSGLLDIWGVMQSCVSRGMSREGILPGGLKVRRRAANSARQLRAEGDPLARSMEWITLYAMAVNEENAAGGRVVTAPTNGAAGIIPAVLHYYMNFIPGADEDGVVRFLLAAGAIGMLFKENASISGAEVGCQGEVGSACSMAAGALAEVLGGSPEQVENAAEIGMEHNLGLTCDPVGGLVQIPCIERNGMAAVKAVTAAKMAMRGDGSHKVSLDKVIKTMKDTGADMSVKYKETARGGLAVNIIEC; this is encoded by the coding sequence GTGGCCCTCTCGGTCTTCGACCTGTTCTCGATCGGCATCGGCCCGTCCAGCTCCCACACGGTCGGTCCCATGCGCGCCGCACGCATCTTCGCGAGCCGCCTCAAGAACGAGGGCCTGATGGCCCACACCACCGCGATACGGGCCGAGCTCTACGGCTCGCTCGGCGCGACGGGCCACGGCCACGGCACCCCGAAGGCGGTCCTGCTCGGCCTGGAGGGCGAGTCACCGCGCTCGGTCGACGTGGAGTCGGCGGACGACCGCGTCGAGCAGATCAAGTCGAGCGGCCACCTCAACGTCCTCGGCATGCACGAGCTCGACTTCGACTTCGACGAGGACCTGGTCCTGCACCGCCGCAAGGCCCTGCCGTACCACGCCAACGGCATGACGATCTTCGCGTACGACCGCGACGGCGGGCTCGTCCTGGAGAAGACGTACTACTCCGTGGGCGGCGGCTTCGTGGTCGACGACGACGCGGTGGCCGGCGAGAACCCGATCGTGCCGGACGACACGGTCCTCAAGCACCCGTTCCGCACCGGTGACGAGCTGCTGCGCCTGACCGAGGAGACCGGCCTCTCCATCTCCGCGCTGATGCTGGAGAACGAGAAGGCGTGGCGCACCGACGAGGAGATCCGCTCGGGTCTGCTCGACATCTGGGGCGTCATGCAGTCCTGCGTCTCGCGCGGCATGTCCCGCGAGGGCATCCTGCCGGGCGGCCTCAAGGTCCGCCGCCGCGCCGCGAACTCGGCGCGGCAGCTGCGCGCCGAGGGCGATCCGCTGGCCCGCTCCATGGAGTGGATCACGCTGTACGCGATGGCGGTGAACGAGGAGAACGCCGCGGGCGGCCGGGTCGTGACCGCCCCGACGAACGGCGCCGCGGGCATCATCCCGGCAGTCCTGCACTACTACATGAACTTCATCCCCGGGGCCGACGAGGACGGCGTGGTCCGCTTCCTGCTCGCGGCGGGCGCCATCGGCATGCTCTTCAAGGAGAACGCCTCGATCTCCGGCGCCGAGGTCGGCTGCCAGGGCGAGGTCGGCTCCGCCTGCTCGATGGCGGCCGGCGCCCTCGCCGAGGTGCTCGGCGGCTCCCCCGAGCAGGTCGAGAACGCCGCCGAGATCGGCATGGAGCACAACCTCGGCCTGACCTGCGACCCGGTCGGGGGGCTCGTCCAGATCCCGTGCATCGAGCGCAACGGCATGGCGGCCGTGAAGGCCGTCACCGCGGCGAAGATGGCGATGCGCGGCGACGGCAGCCACAAGGTGTCCCTCGACAAGGTCATCAAGACCATGAAGGACACCGGCGCCGACATGAGCGTGAAGTACAAGGAGACGGCGCGGGGCGGTCTCGCGGTGAACATCATCGAGTGCTGA
- the glyA gene encoding serine hydroxymethyltransferase codes for MSLLNTPLHELDPDVAAAVDAELHRQQSTLEMIASENFAPVAVMEAQGTVLTNKYAEGYPGRRYYGGCEHVDVTEQIAIDRIKDLFGAEYANVQPHSGASANQAALFAIAQPGDTILGLDLAHGGHLTHGMRLNFSGKQFNVVAYHVDEAGLVDMAEVERLAKENSPKVIIAGWSAYPRQLDFAEFRRIADEVGAKLWVDMAHFAGLVAAGLHPNPVPYADVVTSTTHKTLGGPRGGVILARDKAFAKKLNSAVFPGFQGGPLEHVIAAKAVSFKVAASEEFKERQQRTLDGARILAERLVQDDAKAVGVDVLSGGTDVHLVLVDLRNSELDGQQAEDRLHEVGITVNRNAVPNDPRPPMVTSGLRIGTPALATRGFQEDDFREVADVIAEALKPGDVDTESLKARVSALAEKHPLYPNL; via the coding sequence ATGTCGCTTCTCAACACCCCTCTCCACGAGCTGGACCCGGACGTCGCCGCCGCCGTCGACGCCGAGCTCCACCGCCAGCAGTCCACCCTGGAAATGATCGCCTCGGAGAACTTCGCTCCGGTCGCCGTCATGGAGGCCCAGGGCACGGTCCTCACCAACAAGTACGCCGAGGGCTACCCCGGCCGCCGTTACTACGGCGGCTGCGAGCACGTCGACGTCACCGAGCAGATCGCGATCGACCGGATCAAGGACCTGTTCGGCGCCGAGTACGCCAACGTCCAGCCGCACTCCGGCGCCTCCGCCAACCAGGCCGCCCTCTTCGCGATCGCCCAGCCCGGCGACACGATCCTCGGCCTCGACCTGGCGCACGGCGGCCACCTCACCCACGGCATGCGCCTGAACTTCTCCGGCAAGCAGTTCAACGTGGTCGCGTACCACGTGGACGAGGCCGGTCTGGTCGACATGGCCGAGGTCGAGCGCCTGGCCAAGGAGAACAGCCCCAAGGTGATCATCGCGGGCTGGTCCGCCTACCCGCGTCAGCTGGACTTCGCGGAGTTCCGCCGGATCGCCGACGAGGTCGGCGCGAAGCTGTGGGTCGACATGGCGCACTTCGCCGGTCTCGTCGCCGCCGGCCTGCACCCGAACCCGGTGCCGTACGCGGACGTGGTCACCTCCACCACGCACAAGACGCTCGGCGGCCCGCGCGGCGGCGTCATCCTGGCCCGCGACAAGGCGTTCGCGAAGAAGCTGAACTCCGCGGTCTTCCCCGGCTTCCAGGGCGGCCCCCTGGAGCACGTGATCGCCGCCAAGGCCGTCTCCTTCAAGGTCGCGGCCTCGGAGGAGTTCAAGGAGCGCCAGCAGCGCACCCTGGACGGCGCCCGCATCCTGGCCGAGCGCCTGGTGCAGGACGACGCGAAGGCCGTCGGCGTCGACGTCCTGTCCGGCGGCACGGACGTGCACCTGGTCCTGGTGGACCTGCGCAACTCCGAGCTGGACGGCCAGCAGGCCGAGGACCGCCTCCACGAGGTCGGCATCACGGTCAACCGCAACGCGGTCCCGAACGACCCGCGCCCCCCGATGGTCACATCGGGTCTGCGGATCGGTACGCCCGCGCTCGCGACCCGTGGCTTCCAGGAGGACGACTTCCGTGAGGTCGCCGACGTCATCGCCGAGGCGCTGAAGCCGGGCGACGTCGACACGGAGTCGCTCAAGGCCCGCGTCTCCGCCTTGGCGGAGAAGCACCCGCTGTACCCCAACCTGTAG
- the gcvH gene encoding glycine cleavage system protein GcvH, with protein sequence MSNPQQLRYSKEHEWLSAAADGVATVGITEHAANALGDVVYADLPEAGAAVTAGETCGELESTKSVSDLYSPVTGEVVESNQDVVDDPSLVNSAPFEGGWLFKVRITEEPKDLLSADEYTEFSGS encoded by the coding sequence ATGAGCAACCCCCAGCAGCTGCGTTACAGCAAGGAGCACGAGTGGCTCTCGGCCGCCGCGGACGGTGTGGCGACGGTCGGAATCACGGAGCACGCGGCCAACGCGCTCGGTGACGTCGTCTACGCCGACCTTCCCGAGGCCGGCGCCGCGGTGACCGCGGGCGAGACGTGCGGCGAGCTCGAGTCGACCAAGTCGGTCAGCGACCTGTACTCGCCGGTGACCGGTGAGGTCGTCGAGTCGAACCAGGACGTCGTGGACGACCCGTCGCTGGTCAACTCCGCCCCGTTCGAGGGTGGTTGGCTCTTCAAGGTACGGATCACGGAGGAGCCGAAGGACCTGCTCTCCGCGGACGAGTACACCGAGTTCTCCGGCAGCTGA
- the gcvT gene encoding glycine cleavage system aminomethyltransferase GcvT, whose product MSTVPRLTALDAVHRALGATMTDFAGWDMPLRYGSERDEHVAVRTKAGLFDLSHMGEITVTGPEAVDFLNFALVGNIGSIGVGRARYTMICAEDGGILDDLIVYRLGEPEAPEYMVVANASNAQVVLDALTARADGFDAEVRDDRDAYALLAVQGPESPGILKSVTDADLDNLKYYAGLPGTVAGVPALIARTGYTGEDGFELFVAPGDAEKLWGALMEAGEPVGLVPAGLSCRDTLRLEAGMPLYGHELTAELTPFDAGLGRVVKFEKTSQSDTFVGRAALAAAAERAETAPPRKLVGLIASGRRIPRAGFSVVADGKVIGEVTSGAPSPTLGKPIAIAYVDAAHAAPGTEGVGVDIRGTHEPYEVVALPFYKRQK is encoded by the coding sequence ATGAGTACCGTCCCCCGTCTGACCGCACTCGATGCCGTGCATCGTGCGCTCGGCGCGACCATGACCGACTTCGCGGGCTGGGACATGCCGCTGCGCTACGGCAGTGAGCGCGACGAGCACGTCGCCGTGCGCACCAAGGCCGGTCTCTTCGACCTCTCCCACATGGGCGAGATCACGGTCACCGGCCCCGAGGCCGTGGACTTCCTGAACTTCGCGCTGGTCGGCAACATCGGCTCCATCGGCGTCGGCCGCGCCCGCTACACGATGATCTGCGCCGAGGACGGCGGCATCCTGGACGACCTGATCGTCTACCGGCTCGGCGAGCCCGAGGCCCCTGAGTACATGGTGGTCGCCAACGCCTCGAACGCCCAGGTCGTGCTCGACGCGCTCACCGCACGCGCCGACGGCTTCGACGCCGAGGTCCGCGACGACCGCGACGCGTACGCCCTGCTCGCCGTCCAGGGCCCCGAGTCCCCCGGCATCCTGAAATCAGTCACGGACGCCGACCTGGACAACCTGAAGTACTACGCGGGCCTGCCCGGCACGGTCGCGGGCGTGCCCGCGCTGATCGCCCGCACCGGCTACACCGGCGAGGACGGCTTCGAGCTGTTCGTCGCGCCCGGTGACGCCGAGAAGCTGTGGGGCGCGCTGATGGAGGCGGGCGAGCCCGTCGGCCTGGTCCCCGCCGGGCTCTCCTGCCGCGACACCCTCCGCCTGGAGGCGGGCATGCCGCTGTACGGGCACGAGCTGACCGCGGAGCTGACGCCCTTCGACGCGGGCCTCGGCCGGGTCGTGAAGTTCGAGAAGACCTCGCAGTCCGACACCTTCGTGGGGCGCGCGGCGCTCGCGGCCGCCGCCGAGCGCGCCGAGACCGCTCCCCCGCGCAAGCTGGTCGGCCTGATCGCGTCGGGCCGCCGCATCCCGCGCGCGGGCTTCTCCGTGGTCGCGGACGGCAAGGTCATCGGCGAGGTCACCTCGGGTGCCCCCTCCCCGACGCTGGGCAAGCCGATCGCCATCGCGTACGTGGACGCGGCGCACGCGGCGCCCGGCACCGAGGGTGTCGGCGTGGACATCCGGGGCACGCACGAGCCGTACGAGGTCGTGGCGCTGCCGTTCTACAAGCGCCAGAAGTGA
- a CDS encoding AAA family ATPase translates to MTVRRTSVYATNTGVALPKQAAAPTRESCGPLPAAVVRDLRQRTGHSPHRLTFGAGDLVVVSGLPGSGKSTLMSRAVAGPRIDSQDTRDRWARRMPGLLPYAVYRPLVRLAHYAGLRRALRSGEGVVVHDCGTQAWVRRWLAREAARRGTTLHLLLLDVPPDTAVEGQLARGRGVSRYAFARHRRTVGRLVGAAERGDLPRGCGSAVLLDRTAAGVLRGIGFGD, encoded by the coding sequence ATCACGGTGCGCAGGACGAGCGTCTACGCGACCAACACAGGGGTGGCCCTGCCCAAACAGGCTGCCGCCCCCACCAGGGAGAGCTGCGGCCCCCTGCCGGCGGCCGTCGTCCGCGACCTGCGGCAGCGGACCGGACACAGCCCGCACCGCCTCACGTTCGGCGCGGGCGATCTCGTCGTCGTCTCCGGTCTGCCGGGCAGCGGCAAGTCCACGCTGATGAGCCGAGCCGTCGCGGGCCCGCGGATCGACTCCCAGGACACCCGCGACCGCTGGGCACGGCGCATGCCGGGCCTGCTGCCGTACGCGGTGTACCGCCCCTTGGTCCGCCTCGCGCACTACGCGGGGCTGCGCAGGGCCCTGCGCTCCGGCGAGGGCGTCGTGGTGCACGACTGCGGCACCCAGGCCTGGGTGCGCCGCTGGCTGGCCCGCGAGGCCGCGCGGCGCGGCACGACCCTGCACCTGCTGCTGCTCGACGTACCGCCGGACACCGCCGTGGAGGGCCAGCTCGCGCGCGGCCGCGGCGTGTCGCGGTACGCCTTCGCGCGGCACCGCAGGACGGTCGGCCGGCTCGTCGGCGCCGCCGAGCGCGGTGACCTGCCGCGGGGCTGCGGCTCGGCGGTGCTCCTCGACCGGACGGCGGCCGGTGTGCTGCGGGGGATCGGCTTCGGGGACTGA
- a CDS encoding enhanced serine sensitivity protein SseB, which produces MDIPAQAHAHPSGGWPGNELEEVLAAALGTPGAPQPSAAARIVEVLGRSPVWIPLPNGGAPDSGTLDLPTLEIEGQAYVPVFSSQQQFQHVTGGRMGCTVAPAVEFARGLPPQLGIAVNPDGTVGVPLPPLAVAELCRAGRTPLDGPASGGRVRLFEPDWQEDPVDFLSAAAHEFEATGVVLSARRCLASVEGDTPSLFIGVELTSWEGDARDLPMEAVGRALGRAPVSWPVNLVLLDVAQDPVGDWMRERVRPFFGRTPGHEHGYV; this is translated from the coding sequence ATGGACATTCCGGCGCAGGCACACGCCCATCCCTCCGGGGGATGGCCGGGCAACGAACTCGAAGAGGTGCTCGCGGCAGCCCTGGGCACCCCCGGCGCACCGCAGCCGTCCGCGGCGGCCCGCATCGTCGAGGTGCTCGGCCGCAGCCCCGTCTGGATCCCGCTGCCGAACGGCGGCGCCCCGGACAGCGGCACCCTCGACCTGCCCACGCTGGAGATCGAAGGCCAGGCGTACGTCCCCGTCTTCAGCTCGCAGCAGCAGTTCCAGCACGTCACCGGCGGCCGGATGGGCTGCACCGTGGCGCCCGCCGTGGAGTTCGCGCGCGGCCTGCCCCCGCAGCTGGGCATCGCGGTCAACCCCGACGGCACGGTCGGTGTGCCCCTGCCGCCGCTCGCCGTCGCCGAGCTGTGCCGCGCCGGGCGCACCCCGCTGGACGGCCCCGCGAGCGGCGGCCGCGTGCGCCTCTTCGAGCCGGACTGGCAGGAGGACCCGGTGGACTTCCTGTCCGCCGCCGCCCACGAGTTCGAGGCCACCGGGGTCGTCCTGAGCGCCCGCCGCTGCCTGGCCAGCGTCGAGGGAGACACGCCCTCGCTGTTCATCGGCGTCGAACTGACCTCCTGGGAGGGTGACGCGCGCGACCTGCCGATGGAGGCCGTGGGCCGGGCGCTCGGCCGGGCTCCTGTGTCCTGGCCGGTGAACCTGGTACTGCTCGACGTGGCCCAGGACCCGGTCGGCGACTGGATGCGTGAGCGGGTGCGGCCCTTCTTCGGCCGGACTCCGGGACACGAGCACGGATATGTGTAG
- a CDS encoding enhanced serine sensitivity protein SseB C-terminal domain-containing protein, whose product MSASGTAAAGQVEHMLRQVTPGRYDAYEALLRALAADQVWMLLWHGQAGSPDAQYGNMEVEGLGYAPCVTSAQELSASGWNRSYEVVRGLDISRTLYPDHYGLWLNPHAPGGGVGIPWLDLRRIASGLDLLPAGPLRLTEPAIEIPQFYALLTQNAHRTPAVRSLRRAWVQPALGAPYLAIGLDVYDTSPASVDGVRTMMQQSIAAVPDGLPVSTVAMSDGYDPVAMWLRANARPFYDREAQPAPAPAGGYGYPAQY is encoded by the coding sequence GTGAGTGCGTCGGGCACGGCTGCGGCCGGGCAGGTCGAGCACATGCTGCGCCAGGTGACGCCGGGGCGCTATGACGCCTACGAGGCGCTCCTGCGGGCGCTCGCCGCCGACCAGGTGTGGATGCTGCTCTGGCACGGCCAGGCCGGATCCCCCGACGCCCAGTACGGGAACATGGAGGTCGAGGGCCTCGGGTACGCGCCCTGCGTGACCTCCGCCCAGGAGCTCTCCGCCAGTGGCTGGAACCGCTCGTACGAAGTGGTCCGCGGGCTCGACATCTCCCGCACCCTCTACCCCGACCACTACGGCCTGTGGCTCAACCCCCACGCCCCCGGCGGCGGCGTCGGCATCCCCTGGCTCGACCTGCGGCGCATCGCGTCGGGCCTGGACCTGCTGCCCGCGGGACCGCTCCGGCTCACCGAGCCGGCCATCGAGATCCCCCAGTTCTACGCCCTGCTCACGCAGAACGCGCACCGCACCCCCGCGGTCCGCTCGCTGCGCCGCGCCTGGGTGCAGCCCGCGCTCGGAGCCCCGTATCTGGCCATCGGCCTCGATGTGTACGACACGTCGCCGGCATCGGTCGACGGGGTGCGCACGATGATGCAGCAGTCGATCGCCGCCGTCCCCGACGGCCTGCCCGTGTCGACCGTCGCGATGTCCGACGGATACGACCCGGTCGCCATGTGGCTGCGCGCCAACGCCCGCCCGTTCTACGACCGCGAGGCCCAGCCCGCCCCTGCGCCCGCGGGCGGGTACGGCTACCCCGCGCAGTACTGA